One Glycine max cultivar Williams 82 chromosome 6, Glycine_max_v4.0, whole genome shotgun sequence DNA segment encodes these proteins:
- the LOC100795007 gene encoding 4-alpha-glucanotransferase, chloroplastic/amyloplastic, translating to MALLALNISVCCFQQQRSPTLFKPTITKQTLSLPTASAFSSSSLTQLSVGQYLPANYGDWVPNPDPELRRRCGILLHPTSFRGPYGIGDLGDEAFRFIDWLHHSGCSVWQVLPLVPPGRKANEEGSPYSGQDANCGNTLLISLQGLVEDGLLEKHELPQPIDAERVNFSLVADVKDPLITKAAERLISSEGELKTQLENFRRDPDISSWLEDAAYFAAIDDSLNTISWYNWPEPLRNRHLVALEDIYQQKRDFINVFIAQQFLFQRQWQKVHSYAQSKGISIMGDMPIYVGYHSADVWANKKQFLLNRKGFPLLVSGVPPDAFSETGQLWGSPLYDWKAMEKDGYSWWVRRIRRAQNLFDEFRIDHFRGFAGYWAVPSEAKVAMLGKWKVGPGISLFDTIFRAVGRINIIAEDLGVITEDVVQLRRSIGAPGMAVLQFGFGGDANNPHLPHNHECNQVVYTGTHDNDTIGGWWEVLNQEEKSNVLRYLSLNEGDDIPWALIQRVLASVAQTAIIPMQDVLGLGNSARMNIPATQFGNWGWRIASSVSFDGLEREADRLREMLSMYGRL from the exons ATGGCTCTGCTGGCATTGAACATCTCAGTGTGTTGTTTCCAACAGCAGCGTTCCCCCACTCTCTTCAAACCCACCATTACCAAACAAACCCTCTCCCTCCCCACCGCTTCcgctttctcttcctcttccttaaCTCAACTCAGCGTGGGCCAATATTTACCCGCCAACTACGGCGATTGGGTTCCCAACCCCGACCCGGAGCTTCGCAGAAGATGCGGCATTCTGCTCCATCCGACGTCGTTTCGCGGCCCCTACGGAATTGGCGATCTTGGCGACGAGGCCTTCCGTTTCATCGACTGGCTCCACCACTCGGGTTGCTCCGTTTGGCAGGTTCTTCCCCTCGTGCCACCTGGCAGAAAGGCCAACGAAGAAGGATCCCCTTACTCTGGCCAG GATGCGAATTGTGGCAACACGCTCTTGATCTCTCTTCAAGGCCTCGTCGAGGATGGGTTGTTGGAAAAACACGAGCTTCCTCAACCAAT TGATGCAGAGCGCGTGAATTTTTCACTTGTTGCTGATGTTAAGGATCCTTTGATAACTAAG GCTGCAGAGAGGCTCATTTCAAGTGAAGGGGAACTCAAAACACAGCTTGAGAATTTTCGTCGGGACCCTGACATATCAA GCTGGCTTGAAGATGCAGCCTATTTTGCTGCTATTGACGACAGTTTAAACACAATCAGCTGGTACAATTGGCCTGAACCTTTAAGAAATCGCCATCTTGTAGCTCTAGAAGATATTTACCAACAAAAGCGAGATTTT ATAAATGTATTTATTGCCCAACAGTTCTTGTTTCAAAGGCAGTGGCAGAAAGTTCACAGCTATGCACAGAGTAAGGGAATCAGCATAATGGGAGACATGCCAATATATGTTGGTTATCATAGCGCAGATGTTTGGGCAAATAAGAAACAGTTTTTACTG AACAGGAAGGGCTTTCCTCTTTTAGTTAGTGGTGTTCCTCCTGACGCATTCAGTGAAACCGGCCAGCTCTGGGGCAG ccCCCTGTATGATTGGAAAGCCATGGAGAAAGATGGATACTCGTGGTGGGTACGTCGCATACGACGTgcacaaaatttatttgatgaatTTAGGATTGACCACTTTAGAGGATTTGCAGGATATTGGGCTGTTCCCTCTG AAGCAAAAGTAGCTATGCTTGGAAAGTGGAAG GTAGGACCTGGAATATCCTTATTTGATACCATTTTCAGAGCTGTTGGAAGGATTAATATTATAGCAGAAGACTTG GGAGTTATCACTGAGGATGTAGTCCAACTAAGAAGATCCATTGGAGCACCTGGAATGGCTGTTCTCCAATTTG GGTTTGGAGGTGATGCTAATAACCCTCATTTGCCTCATAATCATGAGTGCAATCAAGTTGTCTATACAGGGACTCATGACAATGACACA ATTGGAGGTTGGTGGGAAGTTTTGAACCAAGAAGAGAAATCCAAT GTACTACGTTATCTTTCATTAAATGAGGGAGATGACATTCCATGGGCGCTAATCCAGAGAGTATTGGCTTCTGTTGCTCAAACAGCAATAATACCTATGCAAGATGTTCTTGGATTGGGTAATTCTGCCAGGATGAATATTCCCGCAACTCAG TTTGGAAACTGGGGTTGGAGAATTGCAAGTTCGGTGAGCTTTGATGGCTTGGAGAGAGAGGCAGACAGACTCAGAGAAATGCTTTCAATGTATGGCCGACTTTGA
- the LOC100795539 gene encoding F-box/kelch-repeat protein SKIP6 codes for MSWSSGSESEESASPNNLIPSLPDDVALNCLGRIPRSQHPTLSLVSKPIRTLLSSPILFTTRTLLQCTQPLLYLTLRSRHSSLLQFFTLHRTNPNNPLLAPLPPIPSPAVGSAYAVLGPTIYVLGGSIHDVPSPNVWLLDCRFNRWLRGPSMRVGREFAAAGVLHGKIYVLGGCVADTWSRSANWAEVLDPATGQWERVASPTEVREKWMHASAVVGERIYAMADRGGIAYEPSSGAWESVGVELDHGWRGRACVVEGILYCYDYLGKIKGFDVGRGVWEELKGLEKGLPRFLCGATMADLGGKLCVVWECQGNENEMEIWCAEIGVKKNSDGELWGQLVWFGKVLSVPKGSSIVNCSSVSL; via the coding sequence ATGTCGTGGTCCTCTGGTTCAGAATCAGAAGAGTCAGCGAGCCCCAACAACCTAATCCCGTCCCTCCCAGACGACGTCGCATTGAACTGCCTAGGACGCATCCCTCGGTCCCAGCACCCAACCCTCTCCCTGGTCTCCAAACCCATCCGCACCCTCCTCTCTTCCCCAATCCTCTTCACCACGCGAACCCTCCTCCAATGCACCCAACCCCTCCTCTACCTCACTCTCCGCTCACGCCACTCCTCTCTCCTCCAATTCTTCACGCTCCACCGCACAAACCCTAATAACCCCCTCCTCGCTCCCCTTCCCCCGATCCCCTCCCCCGCCGTCGGCTCCGCCTACGCCGTCCTCGGCCCCACCATCTACGTCCTCGGCGGCTCCATCCACGACGTCCCCTCCCCCAACGTCTGGCTCCTCGACTGCCGCTTCAACCGCTGGCTCCGCGGTCCCTCCATGCGCGTCGGCCGCGAATTCGCCGCCGCGGGAGTCCTCCACGGCAAGATCTACGTCCTCGGCGGCTGCGTCGCTGACACCTGGTCCCGCTCCGCCAATTGGGCGGAGGTCCTCGACCCCGCCACTGGCCAATGGGAGAGGGTCGCCAGTCCGACGGAGGTCCGTGAGAAGTGGATGCACGCCAGCGCCGTCGTCGGGGAGCGGATCTACGCGATGGCAGATCGCGGTGGCATCGCCTACGAGCCTAGCAGCGGCGCGTGGGAGAGCGTGGGGGTAGAATTGGACCACGGGTGGAGGGGGAGGGCGTGCGTGGTGGAAGGGATTTTGTACTGCTACGATTATTTGGGGAAAATCAAAGGGTTCGATGTGGGGCGCGGGGTGTGGGAGGAGTTGAAGGGGTTGGAGAAGGGTTTGCCCAGGTTTCTGTGTGGGGCTACCATGGCTGATTTGGGTGGGAAATTGTGTGTGGTTTGGGAGTGCCAGGGGAATGAGAATGAAATGGAGATTTGGTGCGCTGAGATTGGAGTGAAGAAGAATTCGGATGGGGAATTGTGGGGTCAACTTGTTTGGTTCGGGAAGGTTCTTTCTGTTCCCAAAGGCTCTTCCATTGTCAACTGTTCTTCTGTTTCCTTGTGA
- the LOC100792553 gene encoding protein MIZU-KUSSEI 1 — MGIEIGLKTIKVPKIHLKPQKSNKRKTSTFPKQNKTKQTHPSFLLSADGTDLVFMQVRESQPMGEPRSSATSSPPPPPPQPPPISLVQPSHKKRHKPKVIRVFRSVFRSLPIITPSCKFPIDPTHHHHQKTVAAVNNAAKISGTLFGHRNGRVSLSIQENPRCLPSLVVELSMQTTTLQKEMAAGMVRIALECEKRSEKDKTKIIEEPLWTMYCNGKKSGYGVRREATEEDLHVMELLKAVSMGAGVLPVRADVDDADGGGELAYMRAPFEHVVGSRDSETLYMLSPDQGNSGPDVTIFFVRI, encoded by the coding sequence ATGGGCATAGAAATAGGATTAAAGACAATTAAAGTTCCGAAGATCCATCTTAAGCCGCAAAAGTCGAACAAAAGAAAAACCTCGACTTtcccaaaacaaaacaaaacaaaacaaacccaTCCCTCCTTTCTTCTCTCTGCAGATGGCACTGATCTTGTCTTCATGCAGGTTCGTGAAAGCCAACCAATGGGAGAGCCAAGATCTTCTGCAACATCATCACCACCTCCGCCACCACCTCAACCACCACCAATCTCCCTCGTCCAACCCTCCCACAAAAAACGCCACAAACCCAAAGTCATCCGCGTCTTCCGCTCCGTCTTCCGTTCCCTCCCCATCATAACCCCCTCCTGCAAGTTCCCCATCGACCCcacccaccaccaccaccaaaaaACCGTCGCCGCCGTCAACAACGCCGCAAAAATCTCCGGCACCCTATTCGGCCACCGAAATGGCCGCGTCAGCCTCTCCATCCAAGAAAACCCCCGCTGCCTCCCCTCCCTAGTCGTCGAACTCTCCATGCAAACAACCACTCTTCAAAAGGAAATGGCCGCGGGAATGGTGAGAATCGCGCTCGAATGTGAGAAGCGTTCGGAAAAAGACAAAACGAAGATCATCGAGGAGCCTCTATGGACGATGTATTGCAATGGAAAGAAGAGTGGTTACGGCGTGAGGAGAGAGGCGACGGAGGAGGACTTGCACGTGATGGAGCTTCTAAAGGCGGTGTCGATGGGTGCCGGCGTTCTTCCGGTTAGGGCTGACGTGGACGACGCCGATGGCGGGGGAGAGTTGGCGTACATGCGGGCACCGTTCGAGCACGTAGTGGGGTCCAGGGATTCTGAGACTCTGTATATGTTGAGTCCAGACCAGGGGAACAGTGGGCCCGATGTTACTATATTTTTTGTCAGGATTTGA